The segment tgacatttccccaatacatcgcacattttctttccgcgcgttcacggtaaaactaaaggaatgtacggaaagaaaacgtgcgatgtattgaggaaatgtcaaaaatgctgttcaaatattacgaacacgtccgccattatggctcgcaaaaagctggataaattgtgttcgtaatacaGGTGGCAggtgagtgaaacgcagtgctgaaatGCTATcttattttcgcacacacgaaatgttggcggcgaaaacatggttgcctgccgatggggtgggtaaaattaaaaatgatgcaacatcatatagtacactcaaaataatattcatgtcgaaattacgggaaaagttacTTTTCCcatactatttacgtgattttaaCGTAgattgcattagtatgcgtgcatttacgtggaaatcaaatacagcactcgttcgctaattgcacgaatgagacGATGCGatgcgaatttcgttttttaattgcactatGGTTGCCAATaattattgtaaaacgtgatagttatcactgtaaagaactcttcacatgcattcacacgtacgctaaattttggggaaaacatttaaatttttacaaacgaactaaaagcttaatgtgttcaattagtcaaagtttagccaaatttgcatgaatttgtttgtaatgtatctatgtaatgcagagatagagagtttgcactcggcaacgctgcatttttgtttatagcaaccacctgggtgtagtttgacagataactgctttttaattgcacgatcgtgcagttAGCGGAcgtcaaggggtcggtcactcggcacagccgtttttatgttatgggacttgaaacgagccgaactgtgccgatgctgtaccgaaagtgccgaactgcaagatttgttaaattcgttaaaatctgatagatctggcaaccgtgcgagatgattttgacaactggcagtgctcccatttcatatgtaaaattgaaccggaggtgtgtaaagccctataaatgttatttttataaggctttagaggtgtgccgtttgatatctctgcagtgccggggcactatgtgctgagtgtccgaccccttggcggACGtacaattaaaagacggtgcgattagaggacgtgcaattagcgcacgagtgctgtagaTGTTATTGTGTTtcccaataatgttcaactgaaagtcacgtaactccctgttcCTGtatagaaatttacgtgatttttcacgtggaaagaacatgtggattattttgcgtgtattattgctgattgcaaggaaaattgtaccatccaaagtgcgatatcgctcataaaattgctattttgcattaaatcgtttcggtatcttcggcgcactttttcgttatattccaagcaacaaGTGCgctgaagagaccgaaacgatttgatgcaaaatagcacttttatgagcgataccgcactttggatggtacaattttccttgcaattgacaatacagcaaagtttcgttaattggtggttcgttaattgggcggttcgttaattgggcgttcgctaattgggctatgtgacaacttgaatgtcaaaattgtatggaattttcgagtttagaattttctaacaactgtcagtcggcccaattagcgaatcagctggagtgcagtcgtggcccaattaacgaattcaggctgtataatggtatatttctagatagaattaacaaaagggcgaatgtcgcaaatgtaaacaaaacggatgagagttattttttgctggaacagcataggaaaatcaaccctcactcggtttgtttacgcttgcgacattcgcccttttgttaattctatcttcattttaTCATGGTATATTAATATTGAATggtaatattgtcaattgcaaggaaaattgtaccatccaaagtgcgatatcgctcataaaagtgctattttgcatcaaatcgtttcggtctcttcggcgcacttattgcttggaatataacgaaaaagtgcgccgaagatgccgaagataccgaaacgatttaatgcaaaatagcacttttatgagcgatatcgcactttggatggtacaattttccttgcaatcagcaataacaaCCATGAATATGGTAATTTTAAACCGAGGGGCAAGGCAGTATAAtctatatatagaatgccaatgtcgctgcagtgcgcgtggtaaacatcacacatgttcagataatgtatttacattatatatgcatttgtgtgtgtgcctgagattcataaaaaggggaatctcattgtcaaactttgacaatcagtttaaaatttgaaatatggcggccaagtaatgtgatggaaaacttcgcttgcttcaaatttctgaaaaaatcggtgcaaaaagaCTCAGTTGAGGggttcaattcatccggacgaaaagaaaatgagCGTTTAAAAAcctttcactggcatgaaacacagcgatgagcgctctgatgacagcaccaaccagcgcacagataaagaacagataaataacaacaagcaactttgacaatgaagtcccgattcacagacttgatacagattgttagcatcatgtttaccacaatgagtcctgtagaaaaacagcgacactggcattctgtatctatattgattctactggattaagatatgtttctataacagcgaatttgtttattcgatCCAGGTTGGCATtagatgaatttttggtgttcattgtTCGTGGCTCGTAAAAATCTGGATAAAATACCGCATTTGacgtttgttttcatttctatCACCATCGCAGCAGGTAGCGCCACGGCGGCAGTTGTTACTCAAAAAGATCAATAAATGAAACCCTGATTCAGCTTGTTTACATATAGAGATTGCTGCCATTTACCGCACGCACACTGCACAGTTCGCcgggtacactcaaaataatccgcacataactaatccttatgattattatgtgccacatataaacacaatccgcccagaagtacacatgaaaattatatgcatatgagtagcatgtgcaaattttaaaggtaaattttaaaaacacatgaatggtaactgtttggcacataaagttcatttactgggcacatggaaaaaatctatgtgtgaaacacatagaaactatacgaaaagttttctcagtgtacgcggtttgtttgcatcctcaatttttttttcgctgcgaaaaatttttcacAATGCCCACAAACCACACTGAAACAAAaatcatggtaattgttaccatattagagggtaaaattaagaggacacaccagtgaatttttgcagaaaagatttctgtttagcttaaaCAGTGTTCTGATGGTCAAAATTACTATGCGTTACTTTTGGCGTTACCCcgatacacaacaaaaataaccgaatcgtagtcaaaattcCTAGACGTGACCATGaaaggtggtaaaattatctgagaacatattacttgtacaataatcatggtaaatttgaatagctttttcatgctacttacaaaaagcatgcgttttctgTAAAATTGTGCGAGatattgcgctcttcgcactcaattggactgcacagttataaagtgcaaccttcaaaactgtgatgaaaagtgtgctactgataatatcgctagtaatcttatatcgataataccatcaaactttatcgtcacggaaaaGTATCggaaattggagggtttaaaatgaaatcttcttcttggcttgttattattttaacatttttgttctatttcttacgtatttttgcttatactgtcatattatcgttttcaattattaacgataagaaaactttatcaataatcgttatagattttgatcggcatttcccatcattacaactctcccatctgagctgacatttgatttagcagtggcgccagtaccagttgtaggaaaagcaaatagtatttaatttttcatttatgtatttcatatatgctgcatatttgttcaaattatgaattatgcgcggaattatgtatttagaaactatttttatattattcgtagcgtcgataacaactctacgtaagcattagaataaCGTACGCCTCGTTAGTgtggtggccaaaaacaaaagaagttACCGCCGAagcaaaacttgcaaaactccaaCGACTTGCGAGCATTGCAATAACGGGAGCGATGCGTAGCACTCCATCGAAAGCCCTAAATGCAATTCTCAATCTGCTGCCTTTGCATGAATTCGTACAAATAGAAGCGGAAAAAAGTGCTCTAAGGCTTAAAAGGTTCAGGCATATTTCGGATCTTTCTGGTCACATGAATATtctgaaacttttcaaaatcggGCCCGTGCTAAGTATGAACGGAGATTGGATGAATCCGGAGGATAACTATGATACTCCCTACAAGGTGTGTGAAACTTCACGCTCCGACTGGGAGAGGGGAGTTTCTATGGTTCGTCAAGGCTCAACGATATTTTTCACGGATGGCTCAAAAATTGGTTCAAAAACTGGTGCTGGAATCTATGGCCCTGGAACAAAAATATCAGTGGCTATGGGACTATGGCCAACTGTGTTTCAGGCGGAGatctttgcaataattgaatgtgtgaatgtttgcttgagaagaagatataagcatgcaaatatatgcattttctctgacagtcaagcaGCATTGAAAGCGATAAGCGCTTGCAAATGCACATCAAAAATAGTCTGGGATTGCATTCTTTCATTACGGCAGCTATGCCAAATGAATACAGTAAATCTATACTGGGTTCCAGGGCATTGTGgcattgaaggcaatgaaataGCAGACGAGCTAGCAAAAGCGGGCTCCAATTCGGAATTCATCGGTCCGGAGCCTTTTTGCGGTATATCAAAATGCACAATCAAAATGGAACTTAAACGCTGGGAAGAACAAAAGGTgacggccaattggatggctgtcAGAGGTTGTAACCAGTCAAAAAGATTCATTAATCCAAACGTAAAAACTACTAAAAAGCTCATAGAGCTCAACAAGAGAGCTCTGTGTACATACACCGGCCTAGTAACAGGGCACTGTCCGAGTAGACATCATTTAAAGAACATGGGTCGTGTTGAAAATGATGTCTGTCGCTTCTGCAATCTtgaaagcgaaacgtcggagcaCCTGCTCTGCAGTTGTAGTGCGCTTTACACGAGCAGAGCTAAATTTCTTGACAAGAGATGCTTATCTCCTAGTGAAATTTGGTCTGCCAATCCCGGGAAGGTTATCGGTTTCATAAACCATATTATACCTGACTGGGAGCGTGCAGGAGCAAATGACTAGTTGtctataatggcaattggcttgcaTGGCACGTACGGTAAACAGggatataccgtggacccccgttcgtttgaccgtttttaatctgaacactttttaatttgaaccccgttggtttgcacgacgtgcaaattaaaaatggttcaaatgtcattctcaacacgacatcatttgcttatgcagacaatgcacataaacacgatttgtttgtactaacctagcgtgtttattttgtttcacattccgttttcccaacgattatgacagaaatccgatcgaagaatgaaatattcattGCTTGCAAGtgcgaactaaatcaaaccgccaaaacaataacaaagagcagggcggccaattTATACAAGTTTcaacatatttagggttgccagttgttcaaattaaaaactaaccccgttagtttgcatgagcaatcgttcaaacgaacgggggtccactgtactacaaaagttcaaattaatggacaaagtagtcaaatcccattctaaaaaaaaaaaaaaaaagcattagaattcaaataggaatcaaccaagattcatgggtttttaccacgaaattttggcaacttttctcacctacaaaatgtgtgactgaacaagtgtgctcaaaatccaactttcaatgcaaagggcaataccatggtttttgtttcagagcACTAATACAATACAGTCGAACATTAGCAATCCTTATTGCAGTtaagcccttttgaaaagtcggcgccgaaataatcaaaaataataatacaatATCGTCTCACATCTTTATTCTTGTTAGAAATTTGCTCTGCCCTCTGCGGATTCCGCTGTTGATTccgtaattttcataaaaaaaatctttgaaaCTGAAAGAGATTAGAAATAAATCAGTATGACCAACTTGGAAAATACTCTTCAAATAGAAACAAAGCTAGAAAAGGTAAGGTTTTGGTTATTTTCTGTTTCGTGGCAACTTACATAGATACTTACCTTATAGGAAAAAACCAACCAAGCCCTGTTGAAGGATCGTGTTGAAAAATATTCGGAGTTGACTCGTTCGATGAATAAGATATTAAACTCTTTCGAGCAACGTTTAGGCAAGCTTGAGCAAACGATCCTACCCGTTTATAATGTAACCAAAAATCTTCAAAAGCAACAgcaaagtatttttaatcctttgTGAATCTTAGTTATGGTAGAATAAATGATTGGTTTTTCAGATTTGGACTCGACACTAACTTGTTTGGAGCAAGTTCTTGCCCACTACGATGCGTCGCAGGAAGTATGCAATCTGATTCACCAAGGACCATCCGAAGGAAATATTGCTGCCTTTCTTGATGGGttgaataaattgaaaaagGCAAAGGATTACTTCTTAAATAACAATCCGCAGAGTGTTGAGCTCGAGAATGTAACCAGTCTCTTCAACAATGGATGCGAAACGTTGAACAACCATCTCAAATCGTTGCTGAAGAAACACAGCACTCCAATGAGACCGGTCGATTTGCTAGACTTAATCTATATTGAAGAAGACTCATCCAATGAGGACTGTCCTTCGATCAAGCAACTTCCGACCACTACCCGAGAGGAGCTGAATGTGATTGCCCAGTGGTTGGACAATAATCTGCGTCGAGAGTACGTTCAAATTTATGGGGACGAGCGGTCGGAAGTGATAATGCGTTCGCTGCAGAATCTGAAAGATCATCAGAAGAGCGGAAGCTGGGGAAATGAACCGCTCAAGTCCAGGTATCATGGACGTCAGTCTGATGTAGGACTAAAGAAGTCAACGTCGGCAAGATTGCAACAAATGtgagtattgttttattggtCTATGTATGTATCTAGATCTAATGTTAACATTTTTCAGCTTTGAACGTAAGGCAAACAAAATGCTCATGAAAGCTTCCCAGACTCTTGGTCAATCTGCTGGGTTGGCAATGCGCAAAAACTCTTCCTTTGGTGATATTCTTGCTGCTGAAGAATATGGCAACGATAACGACCAAGAGCTGGAAAAGTATTTGGTTTTACTGCTGGGTTTGCAGAAGCTGCTCGTTTGGGAACGGCAGTTACTGAACGATATCATTCCAACGTCCCGTCATAACGAGGTATTCTCGCGACTTTCTCAACCGTCGATTGAAATGGTGGTGAAGGATGCTGAAGCAATCACTGGTCGCGTTCTGCGCAGCATTAGTCGCAAAGAGTGGTCAGCGGCGCTGGGAATCTTCTCTGCCTtaaaacacgttcaaattttGCAACCAGATATTGACAAAATTTGCGACACTGCCCAGCGACAACAGCTCAGTGGAGTACTGAGCAAACTGCAGCAGACAGGTTCCAAGGCTTTAGAACAATTTATTGACGCTGTCAAGAATGACGCGGGAAGCGGTGGAATGGTCAGTATGAGTTCCAGCACTATAAGCTATGGCGGAGGATCAAATGTTCCGAAGGATGCCACCGTGTATGAGTTGACTTCCAACACAATTTGGTTTCTGGAACAACTTCAGGAGCATTGCGATACTATTGGAAGTATTTTGCACAACGAACCAATTTATACGAGCGATCTAGATCGCATTGCATCCCATAAAACTGTTTCGGTGGAACAAAAGAACAAAGCACTTCTAGGGATCTATGTACGGAAGGTCCTGGGCGAGTTGAACTACACAATTGCTACGAAATCGGAACAGTATGGAGATCTAGCAACAAAACAACTTTTCAAATTAAATAATACTCACTACATTTTGAAGTCTCTCCAACGTTCGAATCTTATCGATATCGTTGCACTAACGGAACATGACTGCGAAAAACGCTACCAGAAGATGATTCAGGATCTCAAAAAAGCTTACCTCAGTTCGTGGTCTAAGCTGCTGGCCAACATTACACCTTTGGAGGACATTCCCAGACCGGTTAACGGGCGCGTTAAAGATAAGGAACGAGCGATCATCAAGGAACGTTTTTCCTGCTTTAACAAAGAGCTGGAGGAAGCCATGCGTACGCAGCGAGCCGTTTCCGTTCCGGATGTGCTGCTGCGCGAGGGTATTAAACGGGACAATACCGAACACATCGTGCCGCAGTATAATGCATTCTTTGAAGTGTAAGTCTCTTGCGGTCGTGAATTGAATTTAGATTTAACATACCTTTTCTTTACAGGTATTCTGAAGTGCAATTCAGCAAGAATCCGGAAAAGTACGTCAAATACCGTCCTACGGATGTGACGGCTATGCTGAATAGCTTTTTCGATGATACTGTTTAAGTTAATAATATTTTGACGTCAAATTAATTGTTGATCGATTTACTATTAGGTCTTTGATTAGGTGCTTTAAGTTCACCGATTTATTTATGTAGCTTCATAAGCAGTATTCTTATTAATAAAAACATTCGCTAACAGAACACCAGCTTCGATGGTATATTGATGGCCTCCGTCGAAATGAATGCAAAGCCAGCAGCATGTGAA is part of the Sabethes cyaneus chromosome 2, idSabCyanKW18_F2, whole genome shotgun sequence genome and harbors:
- the LOC128736892 gene encoding exocyst complex component 7 — translated: MTNLENTLQIETKLEKEKTNQALLKDRVEKYSELTRSMNKILNSFEQRLGKLEQTILPVYNVTKNLQKQQQNLDSTLTCLEQVLAHYDASQEVCNLIHQGPSEGNIAAFLDGLNKLKKAKDYFLNNNPQSVELENVTSLFNNGCETLNNHLKSLLKKHSTPMRPVDLLDLIYIEEDSSNEDCPSIKQLPTTTREELNVIAQWLDNNLRREYVQIYGDERSEVIMRSLQNLKDHQKSGSWGNEPLKSRYHGRQSDVGLKKSTSARLQQIFERKANKMLMKASQTLGQSAGLAMRKNSSFGDILAAEEYGNDNDQELEKYLVLLLGLQKLLVWERQLLNDIIPTSRHNEVFSRLSQPSIEMVVKDAEAITGRVLRSISRKEWSAALGIFSALKHVQILQPDIDKICDTAQRQQLSGVLSKLQQTGSKALEQFIDAVKNDAGSGGMVSMSSSTISYGGGSNVPKDATVYELTSNTIWFLEQLQEHCDTIGSILHNEPIYTSDLDRIASHKTVSVEQKNKALLGIYVRKVLGELNYTIATKSEQYGDLATKQLFKLNNTHYILKSLQRSNLIDIVALTEHDCEKRYQKMIQDLKKAYLSSWSKLLANITPLEDIPRPVNGRVKDKERAIIKERFSCFNKELEEAMRTQRAVSVPDVLLREGIKRDNTEHIVPQYNAFFEVYSEVQFSKNPEKYVKYRPTDVTAMLNSFFDDTV